The Actinomycetota bacterium genome contains a region encoding:
- a CDS encoding YceI family protein — protein sequence MTNATSTHSVEAHEVPAAGNWNIDRSHTSVEFVARHLMIAKVRGRFTDVEGTIEIGEDPEQSSAHVTIQATSISTGDEARDAHLRSPDFLDVERFPTLEFHSTTVKNDGSQWLLAGDLTIRDVTRPVVLEVEFDGAAADPWGNSRIAFSATTQVNREDFGLTWNAPLEAGGVVVGPKVRIDLNVEAVKA from the coding sequence ATGACAAACGCAACCTCCACCCACAGCGTCGAGGCCCACGAGGTGCCCGCCGCAGGTAACTGGAACATCGACCGGTCCCACACCTCTGTCGAGTTCGTGGCTCGCCACCTGATGATCGCCAAGGTACGGGGCCGCTTCACCGACGTCGAGGGAACCATCGAGATCGGCGAGGATCCCGAACAGTCGTCCGCCCACGTGACGATCCAGGCAACCAGCATCAGTACGGGCGACGAGGCACGTGACGCCCACCTGCGCTCCCCTGACTTCCTCGACGTCGAACGCTTTCCGACGCTCGAGTTCCACAGCACCACCGTCAAGAACGACGGCTCGCAATGGTTGTTGGCAGGCGACCTCACCATCCGTGACGTCACCCGCCCAGTGGTGCTCGAGGTCGAGTTCGACGGCGCCGCGGCCGACCCGTGGGGCAACAGCAGGATCGCGTTCAGCGCGACGACCCAGGTGAACCGCGAGGACTTCGGGCTCACGTGGAACGCGCCGCTCGAGGCCGGTGGCGTGGTCGTCGGGCCCAAGGTGCGAATCGACCTGAACGTCGAGGCCGTCAAGGCCTGA
- a CDS encoding helix-turn-helix transcriptional regulator, producing MDATEISPYCPRFQRAVEVIGRRWTGAVVRALMTGSRRFSEIADTVPGISDRLLSERLKELEAEDIVERVVVPSTPVRVDYRLTAKGRELVPVFEALGAWSERWIPLPAGTE from the coding sequence ATGGATGCGACCGAGATCTCTCCGTACTGCCCCCGCTTCCAGCGGGCCGTCGAGGTCATCGGCCGGCGCTGGACGGGCGCCGTCGTGCGGGCGCTCATGACCGGAAGCCGCCGGTTCAGCGAGATCGCCGACACCGTCCCCGGCATCAGCGACCGCCTCCTCTCGGAGCGCCTGAAGGAGCTGGAGGCGGAGGACATCGTCGAACGGGTGGTCGTCCCGAGCACGCCCGTCCGGGTCGACTACCGGCTGACGGCGAAGGGCCGCGAGCTGGTGCCGGTGTTCGAAGCGCTGGGCGCATGGTCGGAGCGATGGATCCCGCTGCCCGCCGGGACGGAATAG
- a CDS encoding amino acid ABC transporter substrate-binding protein → MQVTAAPILVGSLFDFPQADEGASFLDAVRLGLDDVASTGRIDRAVELVPHLARGLPLGTARDVENGFDDLEALGVLAILGPSISDNGLIVRDLADDAGLACINYTGGEHTRSELMFHYQVGSLEEEPAVLARYLVDQGRRTVAVIHDHSPVGRRYADFFEQARGLLGLEVTGTAAISPLAQDASALVSRLRAADPDGLLYLGLGVSARTVALALQAERWDVPVVANSALMFGYAQHDWRAAWEGWVYVDTVADDNEMRARLRERSRPSAAGPIGVAAYDMGRLLGEGIARAVHLTRDGIRDGLEHVKQLPATSGREGTMMGFGSWDHAALKGPYLVLRSWREGHTVQVT, encoded by the coding sequence GCTCGCTGTTCGACTTCCCCCAGGCCGACGAGGGGGCGAGCTTCCTCGACGCGGTGCGATTGGGCCTCGACGACGTGGCGTCGACGGGTCGCATCGACCGCGCGGTCGAGCTCGTGCCCCACCTCGCGCGCGGGCTTCCGCTCGGCACCGCGCGCGACGTCGAGAACGGCTTCGACGACCTCGAGGCGCTGGGGGTACTGGCCATCCTCGGGCCGTCGATCAGCGACAACGGGCTCATCGTGCGCGACCTGGCCGACGACGCGGGGCTGGCGTGCATCAACTACACCGGAGGCGAGCACACCCGGAGCGAGCTCATGTTCCACTACCAGGTGGGCTCGCTCGAGGAGGAGCCCGCGGTGCTGGCGCGGTACCTCGTCGACCAGGGCCGGCGGACGGTAGCGGTCATCCACGATCACTCGCCCGTGGGCCGGCGCTACGCGGACTTCTTCGAGCAGGCGCGCGGCCTGTTGGGCCTCGAGGTGACGGGCACCGCCGCCATCTCGCCGCTGGCGCAGGACGCGAGCGCGCTCGTGTCCCGCCTCCGTGCCGCTGATCCCGACGGGCTGTTGTACCTCGGGCTGGGCGTCTCGGCGCGCACGGTGGCTCTCGCGTTGCAGGCGGAGCGATGGGATGTTCCCGTCGTCGCCAACTCCGCGCTCATGTTCGGCTACGCACAGCACGACTGGCGCGCCGCATGGGAGGGCTGGGTCTACGTCGACACCGTCGCCGACGACAACGAGATGCGCGCCCGACTGCGCGAGCGCTCGCGCCCGTCGGCCGCGGGACCGATCGGCGTGGCGGCCTACGACATGGGTCGTCTCCTCGGCGAGGGCATCGCCCGCGCCGTTCATCTGACGCGCGACGGCATCCGCGACGGCCTCGAGCACGTGAAGCAACTGCCGGCGACGAGCGGGCGCGAGGGCACCATGATGGGCTTCGGCAGCTGGGACCACGCCGCCCTCAAGGGGCCCTATCTGGTGCTCCGCAGCTGGCGCGAAGGGCACACCGTGCAGGTCACGTGA
- the lon gene encoding endopeptidase La yields MVVTLALETGEARAAADAALAGDRRVLLVPRTERGYARVGTLAHIEDAGDLPSGIRALVVRGLQRAVIGAGVAGQGPGLWVEAELVDETASVSARAGELAREYRAVIENILEHRGARQVAESLRGITDPAAMADTAGYSPDLSFERKVEVLETLDVEQRLELVLAWARETLADLTLKERIRSDVADGMEKTQREFLLRQQLSAIRKELGEDGEESATDEFRRRLDEVELPDDVRGAVEREIDRLERTAEQSPEHGWIRTWLDTMFELPWGKRSDDRLDIAQARRILDADHTGLDDVKDRIVEELAVRQRRAQQGVQLVGRGNGLILALVGPPGVGKTSLGESIARALGRKFVRLALGGIRDEAEIRGHRRTYVGAMPGRIARALKEAGTMNPVIVLDEVDKVGSDWRGDPSSALLEVLDPAQNHTFRDHYLEVDLDLSEVLFLATANLADTIPGPLLDRMELVHLDGYTEDEKVAIARHHLLARQLERNGLGPDEVVLTDDALHTIVTDHTREAGVRNLERELGRLLRKAATRISSGDADAPLAVDGADVRTYLGRPRFFFEVPDRTRLPGVATGLAVTGTGGDVLFVEAIAMDGEAGLGITGQLGDVMKESAEIALSYVRSNAGDLGVGRDALARRFHLHVPAGAVPKDGPSAGITMTTALVSLLTGRPVRSSVGMTGEVTLQGRVLPIGGVKQKVLAAHRAGLREVILPERNGPDLDDVPEAVRDAMKFHLVGDVREVLFLALEPADEAAGRAAA; encoded by the coding sequence ATGGTGGTGACGCTCGCCCTCGAGACGGGCGAGGCCCGGGCCGCAGCCGATGCCGCCTTGGCCGGCGACCGTCGCGTCCTGCTCGTGCCCCGCACGGAGCGGGGTTACGCGCGCGTCGGCACCCTGGCCCACATCGAAGACGCCGGCGACCTGCCGAGCGGCATCCGCGCCCTCGTCGTCCGCGGCCTGCAGCGCGCCGTCATCGGAGCGGGCGTCGCGGGGCAGGGGCCCGGCCTCTGGGTCGAGGCCGAGCTCGTCGACGAGACGGCTTCGGTGTCTGCGCGCGCCGGTGAGCTGGCGCGGGAGTACCGCGCCGTCATCGAGAACATCCTCGAGCACCGTGGCGCCCGACAGGTCGCCGAGTCGTTGCGCGGCATTACCGACCCCGCGGCAATGGCCGACACCGCGGGCTATTCGCCCGACCTGAGCTTCGAGCGCAAGGTCGAGGTGCTCGAGACGCTCGACGTCGAGCAGCGCCTCGAGCTCGTGCTCGCCTGGGCGCGCGAGACGCTGGCCGACCTCACGCTCAAGGAGCGCATCCGCTCCGACGTCGCCGACGGCATGGAGAAGACGCAACGTGAGTTCCTGTTGCGCCAGCAGTTGTCGGCGATCCGCAAGGAGCTCGGCGAGGATGGCGAGGAGAGCGCGACCGACGAGTTCCGTCGCCGCCTCGACGAGGTGGAGCTGCCCGACGACGTGCGCGGCGCGGTCGAACGGGAGATCGACCGACTCGAGCGCACCGCCGAGCAGAGCCCCGAGCACGGCTGGATCCGTACCTGGCTCGACACCATGTTCGAGCTGCCCTGGGGGAAGCGGAGCGACGACCGGCTCGACATCGCCCAGGCGCGCCGCATCCTCGACGCCGACCACACCGGCCTCGACGACGTGAAGGATCGCATCGTCGAGGAGCTCGCCGTGCGTCAGCGGCGGGCGCAGCAGGGCGTGCAGCTCGTGGGCCGCGGCAACGGCCTCATCCTCGCCCTGGTGGGACCGCCCGGCGTCGGCAAGACGTCGTTGGGCGAGTCGATCGCGCGCGCCCTCGGACGAAAGTTCGTGCGTCTCGCGCTGGGCGGCATCCGCGACGAGGCCGAGATCCGCGGCCACCGGCGCACCTACGTCGGGGCCATGCCCGGCCGCATCGCGCGCGCGCTCAAGGAGGCGGGCACGATGAACCCGGTGATCGTGCTCGACGAGGTCGACAAGGTGGGCAGCGACTGGCGGGGCGATCCCTCGTCGGCGCTGCTCGAGGTGCTCGACCCCGCGCAGAACCACACCTTCCGCGACCACTACCTCGAGGTCGACCTCGACCTGTCCGAGGTGCTGTTCCTCGCGACGGCCAACCTGGCCGACACCATCCCGGGGCCGCTGCTCGACCGCATGGAGCTGGTGCATCTCGACGGCTACACGGAGGACGAGAAGGTCGCCATCGCCCGCCACCATCTGCTCGCGCGTCAACTCGAGCGCAACGGGCTCGGTCCCGACGAGGTGGTCCTGACGGACGACGCACTCCACACGATCGTCACCGACCACACCCGCGAGGCGGGCGTGCGAAACCTCGAGCGTGAGCTGGGGCGTCTGCTGCGCAAGGCCGCGACCCGGATCTCGTCGGGCGACGCCGACGCGCCCCTCGCCGTCGACGGTGCCGACGTGCGCACCTACCTCGGCCGGCCGCGCTTCTTCTTCGAGGTGCCCGACCGCACCCGTCTTCCCGGCGTGGCGACGGGCCTGGCGGTGACCGGCACGGGTGGCGACGTCCTCTTCGTGGAGGCCATCGCGATGGATGGCGAGGCCGGGCTGGGCATCACCGGCCAGCTGGGCGACGTCATGAAGGAGTCGGCCGAGATCGCGCTGTCCTACGTGCGCTCGAACGCCGGCGACCTCGGAGTGGGCCGCGACGCGCTCGCCCGCCGTTTCCACCTGCACGTGCCCGCGGGCGCGGTGCCCAAGGACGGGCCATCGGCCGGCATCACCATGACGACCGCGCTGGTGAGCCTGCTCACCGGTCGCCCGGTGCGCTCGAGCGTGGGCATGACCGGTGAGGTCACCCTGCAGGGTCGCGTGCTGCCGATCGGCGGGGTGA